One genomic window of Streptococcus mitis includes the following:
- a CDS encoding acetylxylan esterase, translating to MKNPALLEEIKTYKGRDEVPEDFDAFWDEEVKKVSTIPAYQLEERDFHIPQVKCYELTFEGTNEGKVYARVVLPKSEEKVPLIFHFHGYMGRGWDWADMLAFTVAGYGVVSMDVRGQSGYSQDGLRSPLGNTVKGHIIRGAVEGRDHLFYKDVYLDIYQLVEIVASLPQVDEKRLSSYGASQGGALALVAAALNPRIEKTVAIYPFLSDFRRVLEIGNTSEAYDELFRYFKFHDPFHETEEEIMATLAYIDVKNLAHRIKGKIKMITGLDDDVCYPITQFAIYNRLTCDKAYRIMPEYAHETMNVFVNDQVYNWLCGSEIPFKYVK from the coding sequence ATGAAAAATCCAGCTTTATTAGAAGAAATTAAGACTTATAAAGGACGAGATGAGGTTCCAGAGGACTTTGATGCTTTCTGGGATGAGGAAGTGAAAAAAGTTTCAACTATTCCAGCCTATCAGTTGGAGGAAAGAGATTTCCACATTCCTCAAGTAAAGTGCTATGAATTAACCTTTGAAGGAACCAATGAAGGTAAGGTCTATGCGCGCGTCGTTCTTCCAAAAAGTGAGGAGAAGGTTCCGCTAATCTTCCATTTCCATGGTTATATGGGACGTGGCTGGGACTGGGCCGACATGTTGGCTTTCACCGTAGCTGGTTACGGTGTTGTTTCCATGGATGTTCGAGGCCAGTCGGGATATTCACAAGACGGCTTGCGTTCTCCTCTAGGGAATACCGTTAAGGGGCATATTATCCGTGGTGCTGTGGAAGGTCGGGATCACCTCTTTTATAAGGATGTTTATCTGGATATTTACCAGTTGGTTGAAATTGTTGCTAGTCTGCCTCAGGTAGATGAGAAGCGACTTTCTAGCTATGGTGCCTCGCAAGGAGGGGCTCTAGCCTTGGTTGCGGCGGCGCTCAATCCTCGAATTGAGAAAACTGTTGCCATCTATCCATTCTTGTCAGACTTCAGACGAGTGCTTGAGATTGGGAATACTAGCGAGGCTTACGACGAACTTTTTCGTTATTTCAAGTTTCACGACCCCTTCCATGAAACTGAGGAGGAGATTATGGCGACCCTTGCCTATATCGATGTGAAAAATCTTGCCCATCGTATCAAAGGTAAGATTAAGATGATTACGGGCTTGGACGATGATGTTTGCTACCCTATTACCCAGTTTGCGATTTACAATCGTCTGACTTGCGATAAGGCCTATCGTATCATGCCAGAGTATGCTCATGAAACTATGAATGTTTTTGTCAACGACCAAGTCTACAATTGGCTCTGTGGCAGTGAGATTCCTTTTAAGTATGTGAAGTAA
- a CDS encoding Rpn family recombination-promoting nuclease/putative transposase: protein MILRHPGISPTNDLVAKKIFSNPEITCQFIRDMLDLPAKNVTILEGSNIHVLPSIPYSVQDFYTSIDVLAELDNGTQVIIEIQVHHQNFFINRLWAYLCSQVNQNLEKIRQREGDTHQSYKHIAPVYAIAIVDSNYFSDDLAFHSFSMREDTTGEVLTITNNGQENHLVKMAFLELKKYRETSKDSIRKPWLEFFGNKPFTQQPERAISQAVQLLDYKSWSEEDRKMFSQLRMREEQALLAQDYALETARAEGIEQGREEGVEHGLERGKIFTFLDLVRQHVLTSEFASEQLGMTVDEFEALL from the coding sequence ATGATTCTCAGACATCCGGGCATTAGCCCGACCAATGATTTAGTGGCTAAGAAGATTTTTAGCAACCCAGAAATCACTTGTCAATTTATTCGCGATATGCTGGACTTACCAGCCAAAAATGTGACCATTTTGGAGGGAAGCAATATTCACGTATTACCCTCCATACCTTATTCAGTGCAGGATTTCTATACCAGTATAGACGTTTTAGCGGAGTTAGACAACGGCACCCAGGTTATTATCGAAATACAAGTGCATCATCAGAATTTTTTCATCAATCGCCTGTGGGCTTATCTGTGCAGTCAGGTCAATCAGAATCTTGAAAAAATTCGCCAACGTGAAGGTGACACACACCAGAGTTACAAACATATCGCACCAGTATACGCAATTGCTATTGTGGATAGTAATTATTTCTCAGATGACCTAGCCTTTCACAGTTTCAGTATGCGTGAGGACACGACAGGTGAGGTTTTAACCATTACCAACAATGGTCAGGAAAACCATTTAGTTAAGATGGCGTTCTTGGAACTAAAAAAATACAGAGAAACCAGCAAAGATAGCATTCGCAAACCATGGTTAGAGTTTTTTGGGAATAAACCCTTTACTCAGCAACCCGAGCGAGCTATTAGCCAGGCAGTCCAACTGCTAGACTATAAGAGCTGGTCCGAGGAGGACAGGAAAATGTTTAGTCAACTACGTATGCGCGAAGAACAGGCATTGCTAGCACAGGACTATGCCTTGGAAACTGCTAGAGCAGAGGGCATTGAACAAGGCCGAGAAGAGGGAGTTGAACACGGTCTAGAGCGTGGGAAAATCTTTACCTTTCTAGATTTAGTACGCCAACATGTTTTAACTTCCGAATTTGCGAGTGAACAATTGGGTATGACCGTTGATGAGTTTGAGGCCTTGTTGTAA
- the recG gene encoding ATP-dependent DNA helicase RecG, with protein MNLHQPLHVLPGVGPKSAEKYAKLGIENLQDLLLYFPFRYEDFKTKQVLELEDGEKAVLSGQVVTPASVQYYGFKRNRLRFSLKQGEVVFAVNFFNQPYLADKIELGATLAVFGKWDRAKASLTGMKVLAQVEDDLQPVYRLAQGISQASLVKVIKTAFDQGLDLLIEENLPQSLLDKYKLMSRCQAVRAMHFPKDLAEYKQALRRIKFEELFYFQMQLQTLKSKNRVQGSGLVLNWSQEKVTAVKENLPFDLTQAQEKSLQEILTDMKSDHHMNRLLQGDVGSGKTVVAGLAMFAAVTAGYQAALMVPTEILAEQHFESLQNLFPDLKLALLTGSLKAAEKREVLETIAKGEADLIIGTHALIQDGVDYARLGLIIIDEQHRFGVGQRRVLREKGDNPDVLMMTATPIPRTLAITAFGDMDVSIIDQMPAGRKPIVTRWIKHEQLSQVLTWLEGEIQKGSQAYVISPLIEESEALDLKNAIALSEELTAHFAGKAEVALLHGKMKSDEKDQIMQEFKERKTDILVSTTVIEVGVNIPNATVMIIMDADRFGLSQLHQLRGRVGRGDKQSYAVLVANPKTDSGKDRMRIMTETTNGFVLAEEDLKMRGSGEIFGTRQSGLPEFQVADIIEDFPILEEARKVASYISSIEAWQEDPEWRMIALHLEKKEHLD; from the coding sequence ATGAATCTACATCAACCCTTGCATGTCTTACCTGGTGTGGGACCAAAGTCAGCAGAAAAATACGCCAAACTAGGAATTGAAAATTTGCAAGACCTCTTGCTCTACTTTCCTTTCCGTTATGAAGACTTCAAAACCAAGCAAGTATTGGAACTAGAGGACGGGGAGAAGGCAGTCCTATCTGGTCAAGTCGTGACTCCTGCCAGTGTCCAGTATTATGGATTCAAGCGCAATCGCCTGCGCTTTAGTCTTAAGCAGGGAGAAGTCGTTTTTGCGGTGAATTTCTTTAACCAGCCCTATCTGGCTGATAAGATAGAGTTGGGAGCAACTCTTGCTGTCTTTGGAAAATGGGATCGTGCCAAGGCTAGTCTAACTGGGATGAAGGTCCTAGCTCAGGTGGAAGATGACCTCCAGCCTGTCTATCGTTTGGCTCAAGGAATCAGTCAGGCAAGTCTGGTCAAGGTCATCAAGACAGCCTTTGATCAGGGGCTGGACCTCTTGATTGAGGAAAATCTGCCCCAGTCTTTACTGGATAAATACAAACTTATGTCCCGTTGTCAGGCAGTTCGAGCCATGCATTTCCCTAAGGATTTGGCAGAATACAAGCAGGCCCTTCGCCGTATCAAGTTTGAGGAACTCTTTTATTTCCAAATGCAATTGCAGACGCTCAAGTCTAAAAACAGAGTTCAGGGAAGCGGTCTGGTTCTGAATTGGTCTCAGGAAAAAGTGACAGCTGTTAAAGAAAATCTGCCATTTGACCTAACCCAAGCTCAGGAAAAGAGTTTGCAGGAAATTTTGACAGACATGAAGTCCGACCACCACATGAATCGTCTCTTACAAGGTGATGTGGGGAGCGGAAAAACTGTGGTTGCTGGCTTGGCCATGTTTGCGGCGGTGACAGCTGGTTATCAGGCTGCCCTAATGGTACCAACAGAAATCCTCGCAGAGCAACATTTTGAGAGTTTACAGAACCTTTTTCCAGACTTGAAACTGGCTCTTTTGACAGGTTCCTTGAAAGCTGCAGAAAAGAGAGAAGTCTTGGAGACTATTGCCAAGGGTGAGGCTGATTTGATTATCGGAACCCACGCTCTGATTCAGGATGGGGTAGATTATGCTCGTCTTGGCTTGATTATCATCGATGAGCAGCACCGCTTTGGTGTAGGGCAAAGGCGTGTTCTGAGAGAAAAAGGCGACAACCCAGATGTCCTCATGATGACGGCGACTCCCATACCACGGACGCTGGCTATCACGGCATTTGGCGATATGGATGTTTCCATTATTGACCAGATGCCAGCAGGGCGGAAGCCTATTGTGACACGCTGGATCAAGCATGAGCAACTATCTCAGGTCTTGACTTGGTTAGAGGGGGAAATTCAAAAAGGTTCACAAGCCTATGTCATCTCTCCCTTGATTGAAGAATCAGAAGCTCTGGATTTGAAAAATGCTATTGCTTTATCTGAGGAATTGACGGCTCATTTTGCTGGTAAGGCAGAGGTGGCTCTTCTACATGGTAAGATGAAGAGTGACGAAAAAGACCAGATTATGCAGGAGTTCAAAGAGCGAAAAACGGATATTCTGGTTTCAACGACGGTTATCGAGGTAGGGGTCAATATTCCCAATGCGACCGTCATGATTATCATGGATGCCGATCGCTTCGGGCTCAGCCAGCTTCACCAGCTCAGAGGTCGTGTTGGTCGGGGAGATAAGCAGTCCTATGCAGTTCTTGTTGCCAATCCCAAGACGGATTCTGGGAAAGACCGTATGCGCATCATGACAGAAACCACCAATGGTTTTGTTCTTGCTGAGGAAGATTTGAAAATGCGTGGTTCAGGTGAAATTTTTGGAACCAGACAGTCAGGACTTCCAGAATTCCAAGTGGCTGATATTATTGAAGATTTTCCAATTTTAGAAGAAGCCAGAAAAGTTGCTAGTTACATTAGTTCGATAGAAGCTTGGCAAGAGGATCCAGAATGGCGCATGATTGCCCTTCATTTGGAGAAGAAAGAACATCTAGATTAA
- the alr gene encoding alanine racemase yields the protein MKASPHRPTKALIHLGAIRHNIQQMGAHIPQGTLKWAVVKANAYGHGAVAVAKAIQDDVDGFCVSNIDEAIELRQAGLSKKILILGVSEIEAVSLAKEYDIALTVAGLEWIQALLDKEADLTGLTVHLKIDSGMGRIGFREASEAEQAQDLLQQHGARVEGIFTHFATADEESDTYFNEQLERFKTILASMKGLPELVHASNSATTLWHAETIFNAVRMGDAMYGLNPSGEVLDLPYDLTPALTLESALVHVKTVSAGACMGYGATYQADSEQVIATVPIGYADGWTRDMQNFSVLVDGQACPIVGRVSMDQITIRLPKLYPLGTKVTLIGSNGGKEITATQVATYRGTINYEVVCLLSDRIPREYY from the coding sequence ATGAAAGCTAGTCCACATAGACCAACCAAGGCTCTGATTCATCTGGGAGCTATTCGACACAATATTCAGCAAATGGGGGCTCATATCCCTCAAGGAACGCTCAAGTGGGCTGTGGTCAAGGCCAATGCTTATGGACATGGAGCTGTTGCCGTTGCCAAGGCGATTCAAGATGATGTTGATGGCTTTTGCGTTTCCAATATTGATGAAGCCATTGAACTCAGACAAGCTGGACTCAGCAAGAAAATCCTTATTTTAGGAGTTTCTGAAATCGAAGCTGTTTCTCTTGCTAAAGAATACGATATCGCCTTGACTGTGGCTGGACTGGAGTGGATTCAAGCACTCTTAGATAAGGAAGCGGACCTAACTGGATTGACAGTCCATCTCAAGATTGATTCAGGAATGGGACGGATTGGTTTTCGAGAGGCTAGTGAAGCTGAGCAGGCTCAAGATTTGCTCCAACAACATGGTGCTCGTGTTGAAGGGATTTTTACCCACTTTGCGACTGCAGATGAGGAATCAGATACCTACTTTAATGAACAGTTAGAACGGTTTAAAACTATTTTGGCCAGTATGAAAGGTCTTCCAGAGCTGGTTCATGCCAGCAATTCGGCAACGACTCTTTGGCATGCAGAGACTATTTTTAACGCGGTTCGTATGGGAGACGCTATGTATGGTCTCAATCCAAGTGGAGAGGTTTTGGATTTGCCTTATGACCTGACACCAGCCTTGACCTTGGAGTCTGCTTTAGTCCATGTCAAGACAGTTTCAGCTGGAGCTTGCATGGGCTATGGAGCAACTTATCAAGCGGATAGCGAGCAAGTCATCGCGACCGTGCCAATCGGCTATGCGGATGGTTGGACACGTGATATGCAGAATTTCTCCGTCTTGGTAGATGGCCAAGCTTGCCCAATCGTTGGGCGGGTTTCTATGGACCAAATCACCATTCGTCTGCCTAAGCTTTATCCACTGGGAACCAAGGTAACTTTGATTGGTTCTAACGGGGGCAAGGAAATCACAGCTACTCAGGTAGCGACCTACCGTGGGACTATTAACTATGAGGTGGTTTGTCTTCTCAGCGACCGCATTCCGAGAGAATATTATTAG
- the acpS gene encoding holo-ACP synthase: MIVGHGIDIEELASIESAVTRHEGFAKRVLTAKEMERFTSLKGRRQIEYLAGRWSAKEAFSKAMGTGVGKLGFQDLEVLSNERGAPYFSQSPFSGRIWLSISHTDQFVTASVILEENHES; encoded by the coding sequence ATGATAGTTGGACATGGAATTGACATCGAAGAATTGGCTTCGATAGAAAGCGCAGTTACACGACATGAAGGATTTGCCAAGCGCGTGCTGACCGCTAAGGAAATGGAACGGTTTACCAGTCTTAAAGGGCGCAGGCAGATTGAATATTTAGCTGGTCGCTGGTCGGCTAAGGAGGCCTTTTCCAAGGCTATGGGAACGGGCGTTGGAAAGCTTGGTTTTCAGGATTTGGAAGTCTTGAGCAATGAACGCGGGGCGCCTTATTTTAGTCAGTCACCATTTTCAGGAAGGATTTGGCTGTCTATCAGCCACACAGATCAGTTTGTGACAGCCAGTGTCATTTTGGAGGAAAATCATGAAAGCTAG
- a CDS encoding 3-deoxy-7-phosphoheptulonate synthase produces the protein MAFIEKGQEIDIEAIKAETQLSAEALRLKERRDRELADIISGEDDRILLVIGPCSSDNEEAVLEYACRLSALQKKVADKIFMVMRVYTAKPRTNGDGYKGLVHQPDTSKAPSLINGLQAVRQLHYRVITETGLTTADEMLYPSNLVLVDDLVSYHAVGARSVEDQEHRFVASGIDAPVGMKNPTSGNLGVMFNGIYAAQNKQTFLFHGQEVETSGNPLAHVILRGAVNEYGKNEPNFYYETLLNAIERYETMGLENPFILIDTNHDNSGKQYMEQIRVVRKTLQNRDWNEKIKKIVRGFMIESYLADGRQNQPEVFGCSITDPCLGWENTEALVEEIYATLTK, from the coding sequence ATGGCATTTATTGAAAAAGGTCAAGAAATCGATATTGAAGCAATCAAGGCAGAAACTCAATTGTCTGCGGAAGCCTTGCGACTAAAGGAGCGTCGTGATAGAGAATTGGCAGACATTATTTCAGGGGAAGATGACCGTATCCTTTTGGTGATTGGTCCTTGCTCTTCTGATAATGAAGAGGCTGTCTTGGAATATGCCTGCCGTTTATCCGCCTTGCAGAAGAAGGTGGCGGACAAGATTTTCATGGTTATGCGTGTTTATACAGCTAAACCTCGTACTAACGGAGACGGCTATAAAGGTTTGGTTCACCAACCAGATACTTCTAAGGCTCCAAGCCTGATTAACGGCTTGCAAGCTGTGCGCCAGTTGCACTACCGCGTGATTACAGAGACTGGTTTGACAACGGCAGACGAGATGCTTTATCCGTCAAATCTGGTCTTGGTAGATGATTTGGTCAGCTACCATGCTGTAGGAGCTCGTTCTGTGGAAGACCAAGAGCACCGCTTTGTGGCTTCAGGAATTGATGCACCAGTCGGAATGAAAAATCCAACCTCTGGAAATCTTGGTGTTATGTTTAATGGCATCTATGCCGCTCAAAATAAACAGACCTTCCTCTTCCATGGTCAAGAAGTTGAGACTTCAGGAAATCCCTTGGCCCACGTCATCCTTCGTGGTGCAGTCAATGAATATGGGAAAAATGAGCCTAACTTTTACTATGAAACCTTGCTAAATGCCATTGAACGCTATGAGACTATGGGGCTTGAAAATCCCTTTATCCTCATTGATACCAACCATGATAACTCAGGCAAGCAATATATGGAGCAGATTCGAGTGGTTCGTAAGACCTTGCAGAATCGTGATTGGAATGAGAAGATTAAAAAGATAGTTCGAGGCTTTATGATTGAATCTTACCTAGCAGATGGTCGTCAAAATCAACCAGAGGTATTTGGTTGCTCCATTACCGATCCTTGCCTAGGTTGGGAAAATACAGAGGCTTTGGTAGAAGAGATTTATGCTACCTTGACAAAATAA